In Gammaproteobacteria bacterium (ex Lamellibrachia satsuma), a single genomic region encodes these proteins:
- a CDS encoding DUF3418 domain-containing protein: MGRKISLAQWIKPDRLLAREIFIRSALVEGDFQTRAPFWRHNQEMIAAVHDLEAKSRRRDILVDEERIYGFYDQRIPEGICTTPAFEKWLKKQSKQESKLLYLSEADLIRKEASIVPDDQFPNHLDINGMALPLEYSFDPGQQQDGISLVVPKDVLGQVTEARCQWLVPGLLRERVIALIRGLPKSLRKSFVPVPDFADACLQGIEPSDRPLIQVLGERLKQLTGVHVPEDAWSDVELPEHLRMQIKVVDETGKQIGTGRNLDVLHKAHRTSHRGFQQLASSDLEQKGLTDWDFGPLQPSLSVKRGGITLKGFPALVDEGDSVAIRLLDSEASAYQSHKAGVRRLIKLKLAKEIRYLRKNLPNLARMRLQYAKVPKAPEGLPVEKQRDLEDELVTYILDRTFLDGLPEIRDKEIFLDRIERCRNAMMTVANDACQEVGKIIEEYQKVRKKLSGTTQINWMASAADMQQQLDRLVFKGFLAVTPPEQLGRFPRYLQALEKRLEKLQSTAARDQQQIREMAKAYRQWQQWDEQCRKNGRSDERIEEMRWHFEELRVSLFAQELGTAYPISLKRIEKRWKDLGL, from the coding sequence GTGGGCCGGAAAATATCCCTGGCTCAATGGATCAAACCCGACAGACTCCTAGCGCGGGAGATATTCATCCGCTCCGCACTGGTGGAGGGGGATTTTCAGACACGAGCCCCTTTCTGGCGGCACAACCAGGAGATGATCGCAGCGGTGCATGACCTGGAGGCAAAATCACGGCGGCGCGACATCCTGGTGGACGAGGAACGCATCTACGGTTTCTACGACCAACGCATCCCCGAGGGGATCTGCACTACGCCGGCATTCGAGAAGTGGCTGAAAAAGCAATCCAAGCAGGAATCGAAACTACTCTATCTCAGCGAGGCCGACCTGATCAGGAAGGAGGCCTCTATCGTTCCGGATGATCAGTTCCCTAACCATCTGGATATCAATGGCATGGCGCTTCCCCTGGAGTATTCTTTTGATCCCGGGCAGCAGCAGGATGGGATTTCACTGGTGGTGCCGAAAGATGTCCTGGGTCAGGTTACCGAGGCCAGATGTCAGTGGCTGGTGCCGGGATTGCTGCGGGAGCGGGTCATTGCGTTGATTCGGGGGCTGCCAAAATCCCTGCGCAAGTCCTTCGTGCCGGTCCCCGACTTTGCCGATGCCTGTCTACAGGGGATTGAGCCCTCCGACAGGCCTTTGATCCAGGTGCTCGGTGAGCGGCTGAAGCAGCTTACCGGCGTCCATGTGCCGGAGGATGCCTGGTCCGATGTCGAGTTGCCTGAGCATCTGCGTATGCAGATCAAGGTCGTCGACGAAACGGGGAAACAGATTGGAACAGGCCGGAATCTTGATGTATTGCACAAAGCACATCGGACAAGCCATAGAGGGTTCCAGCAACTTGCCTCATCCGATCTCGAACAGAAAGGGCTGACCGATTGGGATTTCGGACCCCTGCAGCCTAGTCTCTCCGTAAAACGCGGCGGTATCACCCTGAAAGGGTTCCCTGCGTTGGTGGACGAGGGCGACAGTGTTGCCATTCGTCTGCTCGATTCGGAAGCCTCTGCCTATCAGAGCCACAAGGCGGGGGTGCGGCGCTTGATTAAACTCAAGTTGGCAAAGGAGATCCGGTATCTGCGCAAAAATCTGCCCAACCTGGCGCGCATGCGCCTGCAATATGCCAAAGTACCAAAGGCGCCGGAGGGGCTGCCCGTCGAGAAGCAGAGGGATCTGGAGGATGAATTGGTTACCTATATCCTCGACCGTACCTTTCTGGACGGATTGCCCGAGATACGGGACAAGGAGATTTTTCTCGACCGAATAGAGCGCTGTCGCAATGCGATGATGACGGTGGCCAACGACGCTTGCCAGGAGGTTGGAAAAATCATCGAAGAGTATCAGAAGGTCAGAAAAAAACTCTCCGGCACTACGCAGATCAACTGGATGGCATCCGCTGCCGATATGCAACAACAACTCGATCGCCTGGTTTTCAAGGGATTTCTGGCAGTGACGCCGCCGGAACAGCTTGGCCGTTTTCCCCGTTATCTGCAGGCGCTGGAAAAGCGTCTGGAAAAACTGCAAAGTACTGCAGCCCGTGATCAACAGCAGATCCGGGAGATGGCAAAGGCCTATCGGCAGTGGCAGCAGTGGGATGAACAGTGCAGGAAAAACGGGCGCAGCGATGAGCGGATCGAAGAGATGCGCTGGCACTTTGAGGAGTTGCGGGTCTCCCTGTTCGCTCAGGAGTTGGGAACCGCTTATCCCATCTCCCTGAAACGAATTGAAAAGCGCTGGAAGGACTTGGGATTATAA
- a CDS encoding YchJ family protein translates to MTQCYCGSGRDFETCCQPILEASQTAGTAEALMRARYSAFATQQPEFLHESLHPDHRKDHDVAATRRWALSSQWLDLEIVEVKGGGTDDEEGTVEFIASYKERDLLRKHHELSHFSKSDGLWYFVDGELVLPKTEVRDTPKVGRNDPCPCGSGKKHKKCCGR, encoded by the coding sequence ATGACTCAGTGCTATTGCGGCTCCGGCCGGGATTTTGAAACCTGCTGCCAACCGATTCTGGAGGCCAGCCAGACAGCTGGGACCGCAGAGGCGCTGATGCGTGCCCGCTACAGTGCATTTGCCACTCAGCAACCGGAATTCCTGCATGAGTCACTCCATCCCGATCATCGAAAAGATCACGATGTAGCGGCAACCCGGCGCTGGGCATTGAGTTCACAGTGGCTCGACCTGGAAATTGTCGAGGTGAAAGGTGGTGGGACAGATGACGAAGAGGGTACGGTTGAGTTCATCGCCTCCTACAAAGAGCGGGATCTGCTGCGCAAACATCATGAACTGAGTCATTTCAGCAAATCCGACGGTCTCTGGTATTTTGTCGATGGCGAACTCGTACTGCCTAAGACTGAGGTTCGGGATACACCAAAAGTTGGCCGAAATGACCCATGCCCCTGCGGTAGTGGTAAGAAGCACAAGAAGTGTTGTGGGCGGTGA
- a CDS encoding lytic transglycosylase domain-containing protein, with amino-acid sequence MTAGRSLLIFCLLASSSPLMAQIFKYRAADGHIHFTDHPMAGNYRLLWKSAPAASAYGDYSVATFKQNKLKLSPLIDATAKNMRLHPGLLHSVVRAESAYNPRAVSKVGAQGLMQLMPNTARRYGVNDSFNPRQNLEGGARYLKDLLQQFGFDLKLALAAYNAGEGAVKKFDNQIPPYPETQQYVKKVMGYYRTHLQGSTN; translated from the coding sequence ATGACGGCAGGCAGATCATTACTGATCTTCTGCCTGTTGGCTTCCTCATCTCCTCTGATGGCGCAGATCTTCAAATATCGAGCAGCGGATGGACACATCCATTTCACCGATCACCCCATGGCGGGTAACTATCGCCTCTTATGGAAATCGGCCCCAGCAGCCAGCGCCTACGGTGATTACTCTGTTGCAACATTCAAGCAGAACAAATTAAAACTGTCACCGCTGATCGACGCAACTGCCAAAAACATGCGTCTGCACCCGGGGTTACTCCACTCGGTGGTGCGGGCGGAATCGGCCTACAATCCCCGTGCGGTTTCAAAGGTGGGCGCTCAGGGGTTGATGCAGTTGATGCCGAATACCGCCAGACGTTACGGCGTCAACGACTCTTTCAACCCCCGGCAGAACCTGGAGGGTGGTGCGCGGTATCTGAAAGATCTTCTGCAGCAGTTCGGTTTCGATTTGAAACTGGCCTTGGCGGCATATAATGCCGGTGAGGGTGCGGTGAAGAAGTTTGATAATCAAATCCCCCCCTATCCCGAAACACAGCAGTATGTGAAAAAGGTGATGGGGTACTATCGCACCCATCTGCAGGGATCGACCAACTGA